In Longimicrobiales bacterium, the following proteins share a genomic window:
- a CDS encoding FAD-dependent oxidoreductase, with amino-acid sequence MTHRVGVIGAGLSGLMAARTLQLAGLDVVVFDKGRRVGGRANTREHSDYRFDHGAQFFTVRDEALDPHLQGWLREGLVQEWGGRLVRIEGEAMSPAKEATRYVGVPGMINLALHLASTLDVQTLVRIEKVDASRSGWKFLDTEAALRGEFQSVVVAVPPAQAVPLLSGAPALQEQVGRIHVAPCWAVMLAFDEPLQLGFDGAFITEGPLSWIARDSSKPGRPKSESWVLHATPEWTRRHWEVARSEVPRLMLDTLRNRFGTLPSPIFERAHRWGYALAGKPLGVGWSYDDAVGIGVCGDWCMGGRVEEALLSGMNVAKQVLERIRRSRAAPRSPQD; translated from the coding sequence ATGACCCACCGCGTCGGAGTGATCGGCGCGGGACTATCTGGCCTCATGGCCGCCCGCACACTTCAACTCGCCGGCCTCGATGTTGTCGTCTTCGACAAAGGCCGGCGAGTCGGTGGACGCGCTAACACCCGAGAGCACAGTGACTATCGATTCGATCACGGAGCGCAGTTCTTCACCGTCCGAGACGAAGCGCTCGACCCTCACCTCCAGGGTTGGCTCCGCGAGGGCCTTGTTCAGGAGTGGGGTGGTCGGCTAGTGCGGATCGAAGGAGAGGCAATGTCACCTGCCAAGGAGGCGACCCGATACGTCGGGGTCCCGGGCATGATCAATCTCGCGCTTCATCTCGCGTCGACCCTCGACGTCCAAACCCTCGTCCGCATCGAGAAGGTTGATGCAAGCAGGAGCGGTTGGAAGTTCCTCGATACCGAGGCCGCGCTCAGGGGCGAATTCCAAAGCGTGGTCGTCGCGGTTCCGCCGGCTCAGGCGGTGCCACTGCTCTCGGGGGCTCCCGCGCTGCAGGAACAGGTAGGGCGCATCCATGTCGCCCCCTGCTGGGCCGTGATGCTCGCCTTTGATGAGCCGCTCCAGCTCGGCTTCGACGGTGCATTCATCACCGAGGGGCCTCTCTCGTGGATCGCCCGCGACTCGAGCAAGCCCGGTCGGCCGAAATCCGAATCCTGGGTCCTCCACGCCACGCCGGAGTGGACCCGCCGACATTGGGAGGTCGCCCGCTCAGAGGTACCACGCCTCATGCTGGATACGTTACGGAACCGATTCGGCACCCTACCCTCGCCGATCTTCGAACGGGCCCATCGCTGGGGCTACGCCCTTGCAGGGAAACCCCTTGGAGTTGGGTGGTCATACGATGATGCAGTAGGGATAGGGGTCTGCGGTGACTGGTGTATGGGAGGGCGCGTCGAAGAAGCGCTCCTGAGTGGTATGAACGTCGCGAAGCAGGTGCTAGAAAGGATTAGACGATCGCGCGCAGCCCCACGCTCGCCTCAGGATTAA
- the crtI gene encoding phytoene desaturase family protein, whose product MSELKTAIVVGGGFGGLAIANRLQASGVDVTLLEKRDALGGRAYQLRDKGYTFDMGPSLITAPHIIDSIFAAADRSLTDYVDLMPLDPYYRIYFHDGTHIDYVGDSERMKAQMERFDAEDAANFDGFMNEIRPIYDAVIGDRLGSKPFDSLGSMLRFLPRMAQLKAFLPVTTFVNRWFKDFRHRFIYSFHPLFVGGNPFKTPSIYLMIPFLEREGGVWFSRGGMYSVVEALGRLLLEQGGEVRTGEEVEEIVVEDGRAVGVRTLSGELRADLVVSNADPGHTYGALVDRKDRKRWSDRKLASTDWSMSCFLLYLGTKRQYPQLEHHTLILSERYKDLLHDIFGRKILPEDFSMYLHAPTRTDPEMAPPGSESMYVLVPVANQQSGIDWSEIRERFADTIIDYLEEWGLEDLREQIEVQHVFTPEDFESELNATWGNAFAIEPKFTQTAWFRPQNRSEDVKSLYLVGGGTHPGAGVPGVLLSAETTFGCIAEDWGLPAQWDWAEPGRAAMAGAESP is encoded by the coding sequence ATGAGTGAGTTGAAAACGGCGATCGTAGTCGGAGGGGGCTTCGGAGGTCTGGCGATTGCGAACCGGCTCCAGGCCTCAGGTGTGGATGTCACCTTGCTGGAAAAGCGTGACGCACTCGGTGGCCGCGCGTATCAGCTGCGCGACAAGGGATACACCTTCGATATGGGGCCCAGCCTGATCACTGCCCCCCATATCATCGACTCGATTTTCGCCGCAGCCGACAGGAGCCTCACCGACTACGTCGATCTGATGCCGCTCGATCCGTACTACCGGATCTACTTCCATGATGGAACGCACATCGACTACGTGGGCGACTCTGAGCGCATGAAGGCGCAGATGGAACGCTTCGATGCCGAGGACGCGGCCAACTTCGACGGATTCATGAATGAGATCAGGCCGATCTATGACGCGGTAATCGGAGATCGTCTGGGCTCGAAGCCATTCGACAGCTTAGGCTCCATGCTCCGCTTTCTCCCCCGCATGGCACAGTTGAAGGCATTCCTTCCGGTTACGACGTTCGTGAACCGGTGGTTCAAGGACTTCCGGCATCGCTTCATATACTCATTCCACCCGCTTTTCGTCGGCGGGAATCCGTTCAAGACGCCGTCGATCTATTTGATGATTCCGTTCTTGGAACGGGAAGGTGGGGTCTGGTTCTCGAGGGGTGGGATGTACTCCGTGGTCGAGGCGCTGGGACGGCTGCTCCTTGAGCAAGGCGGCGAGGTCCGCACAGGTGAAGAGGTTGAGGAGATTGTAGTGGAGGACGGACGGGCGGTCGGAGTGCGCACGCTGTCGGGCGAACTTCGGGCGGACCTGGTGGTCAGCAATGCTGACCCGGGGCATACGTACGGCGCCCTCGTCGACCGGAAGGATCGGAAGCGATGGTCGGATCGAAAGCTCGCCTCGACCGATTGGAGCATGAGTTGCTTCCTGCTGTACCTCGGAACGAAGAGGCAGTATCCGCAACTCGAGCATCACACTCTGATCCTGTCCGAGCGGTACAAGGATCTCCTCCACGATATCTTCGGGCGAAAAATTCTACCTGAAGACTTCTCGATGTACCTGCACGCACCCACGAGAACCGACCCGGAGATGGCTCCCCCGGGATCTGAGAGCATGTACGTGCTCGTTCCCGTAGCGAACCAGCAGTCCGGCATCGACTGGTCCGAAATTCGGGAGCGGTTCGCCGATACCATCATCGACTATCTCGAGGAGTGGGGCTTGGAAGATCTGCGCGAACAGATCGAGGTCCAGCACGTATTCACGCCTGAGGACTTCGAGTCAGAGCTGAACGCGACGTGGGGCAACGCCTTTGCGATCGAACCCAAGTTCACGCAGACAGCGTGGTTCCGCCCACAGAATCGTAGTGAGGACGTGAAGTCACTCTACCTCGTCGGAGGTGGGACCCACCCTGGGGCAGGTGTGCCGGGCGTTCTTCTCAGCGCCGAGACGACATTCGGGTGCATCGCCGAAGACTGGGGACTTCCCGCTCAATGGGACTGGGCCGAGCCCGGCCGCGCGGCGATGGCTGGAGCTGAATCCCCCTGA
- a CDS encoding carotenoid biosynthesis protein, with protein sequence MASNNSTGWAFGERAALWVLFGFTVASVLGYGIYGLHPQLIPPTEFGLKLFAISFQLFAQIHIALAALVLFFVLSRRLGVTWLLPFVSVYVLSFGAEHMGTGYGVPFGGYAYTGLLGQKLGGRVPFLIPVSWFLMALPSWVLARYALGTHAPVLARVALAALWLVIWDLALDPAMSFLTPYWMWEDPGAYYGMPLVNLVGWFVTGLALMAVIERSSSRVDWLALDVRWMGTYYAAMLAMPLGMLVAAGLWLGVIVTIAAVGAAAWITLRLAARDLATHHAAAFPPKVARA encoded by the coding sequence ATGGCGAGCAACAATTCGACCGGATGGGCTTTCGGCGAAAGGGCGGCACTGTGGGTCCTGTTTGGCTTCACGGTCGCTTCGGTCCTCGGTTACGGGATCTACGGCCTCCATCCCCAGCTCATTCCGCCGACCGAGTTCGGTCTCAAGCTTTTCGCAATCTCCTTTCAGCTCTTTGCACAAATCCACATCGCTTTGGCGGCCTTGGTTTTGTTTTTCGTTCTGTCCCGTAGGCTCGGCGTGACGTGGCTGCTTCCCTTCGTAAGCGTCTATGTGTTGAGCTTTGGCGCCGAGCATATGGGGACCGGCTATGGGGTTCCTTTCGGCGGATACGCGTATACCGGTCTTCTCGGCCAGAAGCTCGGCGGCCGCGTTCCCTTTCTCATTCCTGTCAGCTGGTTCCTTATGGCGCTGCCGTCCTGGGTCTTGGCACGGTACGCGCTCGGGACGCACGCCCCGGTCTTGGCCAGGGTCGCTTTGGCGGCGCTCTGGCTGGTCATCTGGGACCTGGCCCTTGATCCGGCGATGAGTTTCCTGACGCCGTACTGGATGTGGGAGGACCCGGGCGCGTATTACGGCATGCCGCTCGTGAATCTGGTGGGTTGGTTCGTGACCGGACTCGCCTTGATGGCGGTGATCGAGCGCTCCTCCTCGCGCGTTGACTGGCTCGCGCTCGATGTCCGATGGATGGGCACGTACTACGCCGCGATGCTCGCGATGCCCCTCGGAATGCTCGTAGCTGCCGGCCTCTGGTTGGGCGTGATTGTGACGATTGCAGCCGTTGGCGCAGCGGCCTGGATCACCCTTCGGCTGGCGGCACGCGACCTCGCCACGCACCACGCGGCGGCATTCCCACCTAAGGTCGCAAGAGCATGA
- a CDS encoding squalene/phytoene synthase family protein → MISFGGFTTTPGALDVVGASRIVRIELEAAAEMLRADGLPSPTLKGKLLRPLVAYAFVQPEARDQLDSRFWFGALAIQMVHEASLLHDDIVDEAAVRRGQPTLHTEQGVGPALVQGDHLLTAAYSAALKTGSIDFLERFIHAVERTVAGEIRQARAVGATGDEVTYSEIISSKSGELLGASAYLAAALTGSGVQDARGEIGLRIGSLYQRVDDLLDYCSAGNSGKPPLQDYRQGKWTWILGEAQITDFGFPDERVQEAIFGHSGEGQSAAERAIGTLDGIRNQLLSEAVLLGACPRLMRDILNGWVSSTKSAVAAQRESNTKMAGASARAAPSVEAVVFETARQAGEASEWRAYFTQHARTFSLAARLFPAAPARQVEGLYAYCRVTDDLIDDPIVPASSDVLRERLDLWRALSRAAYEGDRIEIPVLDYVMPEAALASVDWLYPEALLDGVEMDLDECRYEDWPALERYTFGVAGSVGGWMTQLFGLRDPETLDEAHALGHALQLTNIARDVGEDLRRGRVYLPDALMSLHGFCAADLSTWQADGGPVPVHYRAAIEELLALADDYYQRAQPGIAKLPTFFRRPVAAAAAAYRGIGQEVRSNGHDNLNRRAHTKVGRKLLLGAQGILMARDSGRRSFFDSKEASRHE, encoded by the coding sequence ATGATTTCGTTCGGAGGTTTCACGACAACCCCAGGCGCCTTGGACGTCGTCGGGGCATCACGCATCGTGCGGATTGAACTCGAGGCGGCGGCCGAGATGCTGCGGGCGGACGGTCTGCCTTCCCCCACCCTGAAAGGAAAACTCCTGCGACCTCTCGTTGCGTATGCGTTCGTACAACCGGAGGCGCGCGATCAACTTGATAGCCGATTCTGGTTTGGAGCGCTCGCGATCCAGATGGTGCATGAGGCGTCTCTCCTTCACGACGATATTGTCGACGAAGCGGCAGTGCGACGGGGGCAGCCCACGCTACACACCGAGCAGGGTGTGGGGCCAGCCCTTGTCCAAGGGGACCATCTCCTTACCGCAGCGTACTCGGCTGCTCTCAAGACCGGTTCGATCGACTTTCTGGAACGGTTCATCCATGCGGTAGAGCGAACCGTGGCTGGAGAGATCCGGCAGGCACGCGCGGTTGGGGCGACGGGCGATGAGGTGACCTACTCGGAGATCATCAGCAGTAAGTCAGGCGAGCTCCTCGGCGCATCGGCTTACCTCGCGGCCGCGTTGACGGGATCCGGTGTCCAGGACGCTCGCGGCGAGATCGGCCTCAGGATCGGGTCGCTTTACCAGCGGGTCGATGATCTCCTCGACTACTGCTCCGCTGGGAATAGCGGGAAGCCACCGCTGCAGGACTATCGTCAGGGAAAGTGGACGTGGATTCTGGGCGAGGCTCAGATCACCGACTTTGGATTTCCGGATGAACGAGTGCAGGAAGCGATCTTCGGCCACTCCGGCGAGGGTCAGTCGGCAGCTGAACGCGCGATCGGCACGCTCGACGGCATCCGGAACCAGTTGTTGTCAGAGGCCGTCCTGCTTGGTGCGTGTCCGCGCCTGATGCGCGACATCTTGAACGGGTGGGTTTCTTCGACCAAGAGTGCGGTCGCGGCACAGAGGGAATCGAACACCAAGATGGCCGGCGCATCTGCACGTGCTGCGCCCTCAGTAGAGGCAGTCGTATTCGAAACCGCGCGGCAGGCGGGTGAAGCAAGTGAGTGGCGCGCCTATTTCACTCAGCATGCTCGGACGTTCAGCTTGGCCGCCCGCCTTTTTCCGGCTGCCCCGGCGCGGCAAGTCGAAGGGCTGTATGCCTACTGCCGGGTCACCGATGATCTCATTGATGACCCCATCGTGCCCGCGTCCTCCGACGTCCTCCGCGAGCGGCTCGATCTGTGGCGTGCTCTGAGCAGGGCGGCCTACGAAGGGGATCGGATCGAAATTCCCGTTCTCGACTACGTCATGCCGGAGGCCGCTCTCGCGTCGGTCGATTGGCTCTACCCCGAGGCGCTTCTCGACGGTGTAGAGATGGATCTCGACGAGTGTCGCTACGAAGATTGGCCGGCTCTCGAACGCTATACCTTTGGGGTGGCGGGCTCGGTAGGCGGCTGGATGACCCAGCTCTTCGGACTCCGAGATCCCGAAACGCTCGACGAGGCGCATGCCCTCGGGCACGCGCTCCAACTCACCAATATCGCCCGCGATGTTGGCGAGGACCTTAGGCGGGGCCGGGTTTACCTACCCGATGCCCTCATGAGCCTCCACGGCTTCTGCGCGGCTGACCTTAGCACCTGGCAGGCGGACGGCGGCCCGGTCCCCGTGCACTATCGAGCAGCTATCGAAGAATTGCTTGCCTTGGCGGACGACTATTACCAGCGCGCTCAGCCGGGGATCGCCAAGCTCCCGACCTTCTTCAGACGGCCCGTCGCCGCGGCGGCTGCAGCGTACCGGGGCATCGGGCAAGAGGTTCGTAGTAACGGCCACGACAACTTGAACCGCAGAGCGCATACGAAGGTCGGTCGCAAGTTGCTTCTGGGGGCACAGGGGATCCTGATGGCCCGAGACTCTGGCAGGCGCAGCTTTTTCGACAGCAAGGAGGCATCACGGCATGAGTGA
- a CDS encoding DUF2141 domain-containing protein, whose translation MRKQSRGARATMVRGATAIAIAMAASAGPTDGQTSGTVPPQHDLVVSVTGIESVAGELRIAVFDSAEEFVDEPLAFAVIPVEITTAEWSVRLPAGRYAVAVIHDEDANGELNTNFLGMPRERYGFSNQARGTFGAPSFEDASFELDALTGPRVVEVR comes from the coding sequence ATGAGGAAGCAATCACGGGGTGCTCGCGCCACGATGGTCCGAGGAGCCACCGCCATAGCGATCGCCATGGCCGCATCGGCAGGTCCAACGGACGGCCAGACGAGCGGGACTGTCCCTCCACAGCATGACCTTGTTGTTTCGGTCACCGGCATCGAGTCGGTGGCGGGCGAGCTTCGGATCGCAGTCTTCGACTCAGCCGAGGAATTCGTGGACGAACCGCTCGCCTTCGCGGTGATCCCAGTAGAGATCACGACTGCGGAATGGAGCGTACGTCTGCCCGCCGGACGCTATGCCGTCGCCGTCATCCACGACGAAGACGCCAACGGTGAGCTGAACACGAATTTCCTGGGGATGCCGCGAGAACGATATGGGTTCTCAAACCAGGCACGGGGCACCTTCGGCGCACCCTCGTTCGAGGACGCCAGCTTCGAATTGGACGCCCTGACCGGACCTCGAGTCGTCGAGGTCCGATAG